From a single Vibrio sp. BS-M-Sm-2 genomic region:
- a CDS encoding alkene reductase → MNKLFETSELKGLELQNRVVMAPMTRARTSQPGNVPNDIMATYYQQRASAGLIITEATQISDDSQGYSFTPGVYTDAQIKGWKSVTTAAKDQGAAIFCQLWHVGRVSHPTFQKGELPIAPSALAPVETQVWISDENGNGNMVDCIQPREMAQTDINRVVQDFANSAKKAVEAGFNGVEIHGGNGYLIDQFLRTNSNKRTDNYGGSRENRLRFLIEVVDAVIDAIGADKVGVRLAPFITFKDMNCPDIVPTILEASKALQARDIAYLHLSEADWDDAPVIPESFRVELRELFSNTIIVAGSYTPQRAEEVLSKGYADLVAFGRPFVANPDLVSRLQNGSELSDLDGATLFGGNEKGYIDYPTL, encoded by the coding sequence ATGAACAAATTATTCGAAACATCAGAACTCAAAGGCCTAGAACTGCAAAACCGCGTCGTTATGGCACCCATGACTCGCGCTCGTACTAGCCAACCTGGAAACGTGCCAAACGACATTATGGCGACTTATTACCAACAACGCGCAAGTGCAGGTTTAATCATCACCGAAGCCACGCAAATATCCGACGACTCTCAAGGCTACTCATTCACACCCGGCGTTTATACCGATGCACAAATCAAAGGTTGGAAGAGCGTAACCACAGCCGCAAAAGATCAAGGCGCTGCGATTTTCTGCCAACTATGGCATGTGGGTCGAGTGTCTCATCCAACCTTCCAAAAAGGTGAACTGCCAATCGCGCCTTCGGCACTGGCTCCGGTAGAAACTCAAGTTTGGATTTCTGATGAGAATGGAAACGGCAACATGGTGGATTGCATTCAACCAAGAGAGATGGCCCAAACAGACATCAACCGTGTTGTTCAAGATTTTGCTAACTCAGCGAAAAAAGCGGTAGAGGCAGGATTCAACGGTGTCGAAATCCATGGTGGTAACGGCTACCTCATCGATCAATTCTTAAGAACCAATTCAAACAAACGCACCGACAACTACGGTGGCAGTCGTGAGAATCGGCTTCGCTTTCTGATTGAAGTGGTAGATGCAGTCATTGATGCGATTGGTGCCGATAAGGTGGGTGTTCGTTTAGCTCCGTTCATCACCTTCAAAGACATGAACTGCCCAGACATCGTGCCAACGATTTTAGAAGCGTCAAAGGCGCTGCAAGCACGTGATATCGCTTACTTGCACCTATCAGAAGCAGACTGGGATGACGCGCCTGTGATACCTGAAAGCTTCCGAGTGGAACTAAGAGAACTATTTTCCAACACTATCATCGTCGCTGGCAGCTATACACCACAGCGTGCCGAAGAAGTATTAAGCAAAGGCTACGCCGATCTCGTCGCATTTGGTCGCCCATTCGTAGCGAACCCAGACCTCGTATCACGCCTACAAAACGGCAGCGAACTATCCGATCTCGACGGTGCTACTCTGTTTGGCGGCAACGAAAAAGGCTATATCGATTACCCAACGTTGTAG
- the rlmJ gene encoding 23S rRNA (adenine(2030)-N(6))-methyltransferase RlmJ, whose amino-acid sequence MEYRHQCHVGDHGDALKHPVLSALVQSLMQQHSRLNVIDTHSGTGCYDLTTAPSNHAGEFAEGVGYLWRNKAYLPESFAPFMSVLEYYNPNQLITLYPGSAAITYQQGRSQDSFYFSDIQQDEADLLQTNIEKLQRDLDVSSKLTITAGDGLKALPDDVAKHDNHHLIVIDPPYETDAEYLAVIDALVKAYQQSEKVSALIWYPLYTDDKSSLILNHCVTAVKDGLLPSPIKSELRLRDPKGDDRLIGSGLLLFNPPQGIAGKVADTLDYLHNQLATNGEGYWQMRSL is encoded by the coding sequence ATGGAATATCGACATCAATGTCATGTAGGCGACCACGGTGATGCACTGAAGCACCCCGTATTGAGTGCTCTGGTTCAGTCATTAATGCAGCAGCATTCACGCCTCAATGTTATCGACACACACTCAGGGACAGGGTGTTACGACCTCACCACTGCGCCAAGCAACCACGCGGGCGAATTTGCCGAAGGGGTTGGGTACTTATGGCGAAACAAAGCTTACCTTCCAGAGTCATTCGCGCCTTTTATGTCGGTGCTGGAATACTACAATCCTAATCAGCTTATCACGCTGTATCCCGGCTCTGCGGCCATTACCTATCAACAAGGTCGCAGCCAAGATAGCTTCTACTTTTCCGATATTCAGCAAGATGAAGCCGACTTACTTCAAACCAATATTGAGAAGCTACAACGTGATCTGGATGTCTCAAGCAAGCTCACCATTACCGCTGGCGATGGGCTTAAAGCGCTGCCTGATGATGTAGCTAAGCATGATAACCATCATTTGATCGTGATCGACCCACCCTATGAAACCGATGCTGAATATCTCGCAGTGATTGACGCTTTGGTGAAGGCTTATCAGCAATCTGAGAAAGTCTCTGCGCTGATTTGGTATCCGCTGTACACCGATGATAAAAGCTCACTGATTTTGAACCACTGCGTGACAGCGGTGAAAGATGGTTTGCTACCAAGCCCGATTAAATCGGAATTACGACTGCGCGATCCTAAGGGCGATGATCGCCTCATCGGTAGTGGGTTGCTACTGTTTAACCCGCCTCAAGGCATTGCCGGAAAAGTGGCTGACACGCTCGATTATTTACACAATCAGCTCGCAACCAATGGTGAGGGTTATTGGCAAATGAGAAGTCTATAA
- the secF gene encoding protein translocase subunit SecF, producing the protein MSISNMTISDSNMTRLRKVMSVISIVLFMSSVMLVAVKGFNWGLDFTGGVVAEVQLSDQVTKDDLKTKLDAAFQQDVQVVGMAEQERWTLRYSQLTDAPQPNLVDVLSSVSDQVQVLNNSVVGPQVGQDMVDQGGLAVLVCFLMIMLYLSVRFEWRLALGALAAIIYDVTLILGLFAFTQFEFNLTVLAAVLAILGYSLNDSIIIADRVREMLRGNPNGDTDNLLNESVKATFSRTMVTSGTTLITVSALWLLGGAALQGFAIALVVGIVSGTWSSVSVGITLPKLLGLQPCHYQVKAPVEVEGEYP; encoded by the coding sequence ATGAGTATTTCAAATATGACTATTTCAGACAGCAATATGACTCGCCTTCGCAAGGTGATGTCTGTGATTTCTATTGTGCTGTTCATGAGCTCTGTGATGCTTGTGGCAGTGAAAGGTTTCAACTGGGGCTTGGACTTTACTGGCGGTGTGGTGGCCGAAGTTCAGCTTTCTGACCAAGTAACTAAAGACGATTTAAAAACAAAACTTGATGCCGCTTTCCAACAAGACGTTCAAGTGGTTGGTATGGCAGAACAAGAGCGCTGGACACTGCGTTACAGCCAATTAACGGATGCACCTCAGCCTAACCTAGTGGATGTTTTGTCATCGGTGAGCGACCAAGTACAAGTGCTTAACAACAGCGTGGTTGGCCCTCAAGTGGGTCAAGACATGGTTGACCAAGGTGGCTTGGCGGTATTGGTGTGTTTCCTAATGATCATGCTGTACCTGAGTGTTCGATTTGAATGGCGCTTGGCACTGGGTGCGCTTGCCGCGATAATCTATGACGTGACGCTTATCTTGGGTCTGTTCGCTTTTACTCAGTTTGAGTTCAACCTGACCGTATTGGCAGCGGTGTTGGCGATTTTGGGTTATTCATTGAATGACTCGATCATCATTGCTGACCGTGTACGTGAAATGCTGCGTGGTAATCCAAACGGTGATACAGATAACCTGCTTAACGAATCAGTGAAAGCGACTTTCTCGCGCACCATGGTAACTTCAGGCACTACGCTAATCACTGTATCAGCGCTTTGGTTGCTTGGTGGCGCGGCACTGCAAGGATTCGCAATTGCATTGGTTGTCGGTATTGTCAGCGGTACGTGGTCCTCAGTTTCTGTCGGCATAACACTGCCTAAGTTACTTGGCCTACAGCCTTGTCACTACCAAGTGAAAGCACCAGTAGAAGTTGAGGGTGAGTACCCTTAA
- a CDS encoding HNH endonuclease signature motif containing protein, giving the protein MFNVGQVYNRRTDIHGRYKGQQYGGIATPAAHPYVFIFTSDAGEEFGYSDDFSADGTFRYTGEGQEGDMKMVKGNLAIFKHQNNLKEILLFESVSTGFVRFVGVCNYICHHIEQRPDKNDQLRDAIVFHLDIVPQSVSNTIQTPKASYLTKPTKSKSLKQLRDIALASTPLQTDTKEQLAHVKYRSEAIKLYAKKRANGICEGCEMPSPFETKTGPYLEVHHLTRLADGGADCPENVIALCPTCHREAHYSINAVKFNAQLIEKALKIEEQLF; this is encoded by the coding sequence TTGTTCAACGTAGGACAGGTTTACAATCGACGCACAGATATACACGGTCGCTACAAAGGTCAGCAATATGGTGGTATAGCTACGCCTGCAGCCCACCCATATGTATTTATCTTCACTAGCGATGCTGGTGAAGAATTTGGCTACTCTGATGATTTTAGTGCAGACGGCACTTTCCGATATACAGGAGAAGGCCAAGAAGGTGATATGAAAATGGTTAAAGGAAACTTGGCCATCTTTAAACACCAAAACAACCTTAAAGAGATTCTCTTGTTTGAATCTGTCTCAACTGGTTTTGTTAGATTCGTCGGAGTTTGCAACTACATCTGTCATCACATTGAGCAACGCCCCGACAAGAACGATCAACTTCGTGATGCAATAGTTTTCCATCTAGATATCGTCCCACAAAGTGTCAGTAATACCATTCAAACACCAAAAGCTTCATATCTAACGAAGCCAACTAAAAGTAAATCCTTGAAGCAATTACGAGACATCGCTTTAGCTTCAACGCCACTTCAAACTGACACCAAAGAACAACTCGCACACGTAAAATATCGTAGTGAAGCCATTAAGCTTTACGCGAAAAAGAGGGCAAATGGTATCTGTGAAGGTTGTGAAATGCCTTCGCCTTTTGAGACCAAGACAGGCCCTTACCTAGAAGTGCATCACCTGACACGGTTGGCTGATGGTGGTGCAGATTGTCCTGAAAACGTGATTGCACTTTGTCCGACCTGTCATCGTGAAGCGCACTACTCTATAAATGCCGTAAAGTTCAACGCACAACTCATTGAGAAAGCACTAAAGATTGAAGAGCAACTGTTTTAA